Part of the Panicum virgatum strain AP13 chromosome 4N, P.virgatum_v5, whole genome shotgun sequence genome is shown below.
TACTTGTTGCTGGATTTATTCgatcttgtcgttatgctgattggatctctaatactGTGCCTGTTGAAAAAAAGGATTCGagaaaattagagtgtgcattgattttagagatcttaataaagctactcccaagaatgaatatcctatgcccatagccgatatgttgattaatAAGGCTTCCAGACATCGTGTTATTagctttcttgatggtaacgccggttacaattaaatatttatggccgaagaagatacgtctaaaacggcctttagatgtcctggATTTGTCGGcttatttgagtgggttgtcatgacttttggtttgaagaatgcgggtgcaacttatcaaagagctatgaatttaatcttccgtgatttgcttggtgtcatcttggaagtgtacattaatgatattgtcattaaatcggctggcttggatcatcatttagcctatttgagacttgctcttgagagaaTGCGCCGGTacggtttgaagatgaatccactcaaatgtgcttttggtgtatcggctgggaagtttcttggcttcattattcatgagaagggaatagaggttgatcctaaaagaattgaagccatgaagaaggttgaagctcctacatgcaagaaggacttgcagaagttcttgggcaaggtaaatttcttgagaatattCATATCcaacttgtccgggaagatcgatgcttttactcctattcttcagtTAAAAGATGAGACCGAATTTGCTTGGAGGGCAAAATAGCAAAAAACATTTGATAAGAttaagatttatttgtcttcaccacccgtACTCAAggcacctaggagaggagtacctttcagactttatgtggctgctgaagacaaggttattgatgctgttttgactcaaaagACTGAAGGAAAGGAGTATattattacatatttaagccgatGACTTATTGATGTGGAGACAAGGTATACATTCATTGAAAAGTTATGTTTCtctctattatgcttgtaccaagttgaggtattatctactatctagtacttgcatagtggtATGTCAAACCTaagtgatcaaacatatgttgaaAAAGCCggttttgagtggtagaatcggcaagtgggcttattctttggttgaatatgatttggcttgtgaacctttaaaatctatgagaggccagaTTGTatcggattttattgttgagtaTCGGATTAATAACAAGCATGTTCTAGAAGTCGGTTATATtatttgcacaccatggaaattgtactttgatggattgGTTTGTGTTGATGGTCAATGGATTGGTGTTATTCTTATTTCcccgaatggtgctgttttcGAGTTTTCAAACCGATTAGAAGAAGAGTGCATaaataatcaagttgagtatgaagcacttctatttggcttggaattcttacAATCCATGGGTGTAaggcatgttgaagcctttggagattctcttctggtggtgcagcaagtatccaaggtatgccaatacTATAGcagttctctaaatgcatatcttgataaatgcttTGATGTTATTTAttccttcgatgaatttattataaaacatattccgagggaggagaatggaaaggcaaatactctagctcagcaagcatctgactataatgttacgaaaaaatattttaacattcgcaagccgatgcaaacgacAGCTGAGATTCTGGTTCTGGaccaaccggtccgaccggtcagtgacaccggtctgaccgcctagaccggtctgaccggtccagagaccggtctgaccggtgacgCTGCTGAAGCTTCCAATTCAGCCAAGAAAGATAATTTAATCGTCGAGGCCGAAGATCAGGACCGGAGGATTCCTCTTATATCTTATTTAAGAGATCCTAGTCGTGGTGCAGatagaaatattcggcgtttgacTTTCAAATATACTTTGgttgacgatgagctttatcgtcgaaccgccgaagatttgctcctcaaGTGTTTAAACTAAGATCAGGCCAAAGTTGCTATGGGTCAGGTTCATGAaggcatttgtggtactcatcaatcggctcccaagatgaagtggttgcttagacgagccggtttctattggcctaCCATGATGtccgattgtttcaagtattataaagggtgtgaagaatgtgaACGGTTtagtgatttgcaattggtgcctgctacgttgatgcatcctattattaaatcatggccgaggttgggggttggacaTCATTGGGCAAAtcaatcctccatcttcaaagaggCATCGCTTCGTATtagttgctacggattattttactaaatggaccgaagtggttcctttgaagaatatgacacataaagaggtaattgagtttattaccgagcatattattcatagattcggcattccacaaactttgacaacagatcaaggttcttcatttatatcaaaggaGGTGCGTgtctttgccgaatcttacaagattaaattgctcaattcatctccatgctatgctcaggccaatgggcaggccgagtctagtaataagattttgattaagtttattaagaaaaagatagaagaaaatcctaagaggtggcatgaacttttatctgaagcattatgggctcatcgtatatgtcgacatggtgctactaagtttactccttttgagcttgtgtatggtcaagaggcctttttacccgttgaggtgaatctggacgcttataggtTGGCTAAGCAAAATGACctttccgctgttgattaccatgatttgatgatggataacatTGATGAGGTGACTGACAAACAGATGAAGGATTTAAATGAAATTGAGAAAGACAAACTTCGGATGGCCAGAGTTTACAACAAGAAAGTAAAAATTAAATCTTTTTAGGTTGGAGATCTGGTTTGGAACACAATTTTGCCTCTTAGGATGAAAAGCaaaaagtttggcaaatggtcgccaagttgggaagggccgtacaagattatcaaagttatctccgggaattcatatatgatggagacgatgcaaggtgagcgtctaccaagagctatcaatgggaggTACTTGAAGAGATTCTACCCCAGCGTATGGCAAAGtacatgaagatgaagatggctgGTATTAGATATCGCTCTTAGTTTATTTTTTGGGCCTATGTAATCTGTGTAAACATATATGTCAGTTAGTTCTTGTTTTTTGGTTTGtcaaactcaccaaaaagcaggagGACATATGTTGACGGGTAAATTTGGCAGGCCCAGAGgccaaccggtcggaccggtcgggccgaccggtcagaccggtctgtccagttcTAGCCGAGTaggcttcgttttattttgtAAATTCTTGTGTAAACCGACTTGGaaaggggtacgacttccccggcctataaatataaattctaaggccgattgaggtatttccaatcaaatcaaatcaattTACATATACTTTTTATTCTCTCAAATCCTAGCCTTTTCTAAACCCTAATTGCTGTTCTTCCTGCGTCTTGAcgacgtttgaaggcgttctgagTGGTCTGCCGATCACAGAGCAACCTTAGCTGGGCGAGCtccgacagggtccctcccgagtTCACGTTCCTAGGTTCATTACGGTTCTCTGccccgactggtcagaccggtcggcgcaaccggtcagaccggtttgcccAGGGTTCCACTGGTTCTGATCATTTTGACGATCTTCCGCGCGTTCTAgcacattcgagtgtgttgcCGCGATTTTGTGTCAACATCTACATAAAGTGGAATCTCAATTTATGATTTTGCAAGGTTGTTGTGACCATCACAATGTATGTTTAAAATatattacaattttttttcatcattattttccCTTAATCTATAACATAaagattaatttattattaaatatcataCTCCATCAAAATATTGATGAAAAATTCTGGACATATTTTCTAAAATACGTGATGCTGTCTGCTATTATCCTGCAAAATTTTAACTCAAAACTTTTTTTATGCATGGAAAAGATAAATTGTATTAAAGGATAAATTGGATCAAATGATATAGTTTATGGGTACATTGAACTAATAAATAGTTTAGAAGGTTATTAAGATTTAATCGTGCCATATAAAAATCATATGATTTTCCTTCGAAATTGCTTTTATTATTAGACATACCAAAAGTAACAAAGATGGAAGTCAACCACGTTAGATAATGCATAATTTTAAAGACGACGTCAGTGAAAAGAACGCTCCCAGAGTACCACTTGAGCACGATTCTTGGGCCAATCCATGTGCACATGTACTTGACAAAAGGTTTCCCTGCATTGGGACGCAAACTCTCAATCTCGATCACGTGAAATCACGGTTTGGAGCCTAACCAGACTACGCTATCAGAATTCGAGATTCTCTGCTGACTTGTTCGATGTGTCCAAGCGAAACCAGACCTACTTGCCCCCGGCCTCGCAGCCCCTACCACTAGTCCACAAGTGCGCTAATGATTAAAGGAGCATACCTGAGTGCTCTccgactcgccgccgccgtcgccgtgccgCACGGTGAGATGCCACTCGCCGGTGCCGTCGCCGAACGCCTCGCCGTTCCCGGACCACCGCTCCCACGCGGCCACCTCCCGCTCCGTCGCGCCGACGTAGCTGGCGCCGAGCACCTTGCACCCGAACCGGACGCGCTCCAGGACGCCGAAGCGCCGCGCGTATGCGTCCAGGTACTCCAGCACCTGGTCGTGGCGCGGGAAGAGGCCCTCGGCCGAGGCGgcgtccgccggcgccggccacggGAAGTCGGAGAACCGGTACGCGGACGCCGGCGTCTGCAGCCTCGTGGAGGCGAGCGTCCGCCTCCacacgccgccgacgccggcggcagACTCGAAGACCACGGGGCGGAAGCCCTTGGCGAGGGCGTGCTTGCATGCCGCCAGGCCACTCGGGCCGGCGCCGACAATCGCCACGCGTTTCTTCCTTGCGTCCATTTTTTTGCTTGCTACTCGTGTGTCTAGTGTTTCTGGGATAACATTCCTGCTGATAGATGCTCCATCTGCCATCATGCATGTGTATTTGTACACTAGCTGTGTCCAGGGATATGTGGTTGAGACTTGTTACGACAGCGTCTCGATCATAAGGAACTTTGGCTAACGTTTTCTTCTGATCCCGTAAATGATGGGAGTAGGAGCGAAACACATCACCAGCTTAGGTAATaaacaacaaaagaaatgtGGTTAAGAGAACGTCGAACGAGGGAATAAATTTTGACCGTCCATAGAATGTAACCAATCTAAGTATTTTCTTATACTTCCCAAGTTTATGAACACCTATCAACCTGAAGGCTTGAACTAACAATAACTCAATAATGTAAAAAACAAATGAGCAATGAACCTTGCCTCACTCTCTGATCCTGCCATCCAACACTTTCTCTGACAATAGACAACTCTTATGGCTCCTTTGCTAAGAGTAACTCCAGCAGACCGTCTATCAAACTCCTTACCCTAATTTTGGCCTCATATGTCCCTCCACTTGGCTCCCGAAGTGGCCACTCGAGGTTGGCCTAATTATCCATGGTTGGACCTTCACCTGCTTGCAAACAAACACAAACAAAATCAATGCCAACAATTGGATGGTAGTTAACACAAGTGGAGGGATGGATGAGCTGGTCACATGGATCAAAAGGCCCACCTTTCGCATGAAGAAACATCCAACCGACTGCAAACCGCTTTGGAAGAGCAACTCGACATCATCCATCACACAATGGTGGTTGATGCGAGGCTGGGGAGAAAATCCCAGGCCGATCGGCCTcatttaggccggccggcctcaatTTTCGACTGATCGGACCAAATCAAGTTGGAGTTTGCTGCAACTAACATTGCAAGAAAGAATATTAGGCGTATGATAAAAAATCGGAGAATCggaaggccggccggccggctccaCATTTCAGCCTCTCTGCTCCATCTTTCCTGTGGAAGTCAAGCAACCGCCATACCTACGTAGCCATACCTATGTAAAAGGCACGCACTTGCTTCGTACCAACCCCAAAGCACTATAAATAGCAGCGCTCACCTCACTTGTAAGACATGGAGAATTGGAGCAAGGTCCAAGATGACGCATAGCTGCCTACATATctttagaaaatagggagaggGGCGAGGTGAGAATCCGGAGAGAAGCCATAGTGTTGGCCCCTCTGCAACTTTGTACCTCCGAGAAATGAAGTTTCGACtcgagtaatttcctcttctttcGTTGGTAATATTGCTTTCTCTCCTTTACTTTACTAGTACTTGAGTACTTATCTTTTCAGTTTGCGGGATCCCTTGACGtcataagtagcaagttctacttatttgtgTGTGCTCTTTATCTTAGCGTGAGGTAGGAGTaagtagctcgatagtttaggcgtggtgcctagTCTTGAttagttaccttgggttgtgttccaccccatgaaaccgcagtggtaggcgacaggtggtgacaaccctgtctgTCATTTGTAGTCTACTACATTCGGgtattttcatagcagtagtagcCGATTGtaattggactcccttctcatctctGTCCGAGTCCTTCTCCGAAGCCGCCAAAGCTACTAGAGTATAAAGTCAAGTATTCCGGATCCTGTTGGCTGTTCAATAGCCGACAGACCTCTTTGGGCCGACATAGGCGTCAGCACGCGTGGCCTAATTGGCCAATCGACCCGAAGAGCACCTGTTGGCTAATGGATGGCCAGGTCCTCTTGGCACCGATCGCCAGCGATGGAAGCGGTCAACAACATCACGTTAGACGCCACGTAGGCTATCGACCCGTCAGGAATGGCTGAAAGGCACCTAGATTTGCAATTTTTTATTTAGCAATTATTTCTATGGTTATCTATTTAaacaatattatttaaaaaatgGATAAAAAGCGTTTGTGCTAAGTTATTAGTAGTCCAAATTGATTCGACAGTTAGCAAAAATAGGTACTATTTAGAATTTCTTCTCGTTGCTAGAGAACGAGATATGGGTTTGACCCATTTTATTCATTCataataaaagaaattaaaaatccacttataaatgctagggaatcatgTATTTAGCCCCGTATGGATATTAGAGGAggataatgacataaatggtgtACCATATGTGCACAACTTGTGAAGCTGGTAAGAGGGAGTGTGCACAACGTGTGAAGCTGGTAAGAGGGAATTGGCGAGCCACACGTGCGCGCTCACTCGCTGCTCTGAGAGCGAGACATGGCTATTTTGAGATATAAAATAGTGATAATTACTGGCGAACTATGGCACCAGTAATTAACTCATTAAATTCATTAGAACATCGGCACCTCCACATCTATATAAACCAGCTCCTCTCCTCTCATTTCACACATAGAAAACACCCAACTGCTTCTCTATATGACCGTTTGTGGGATTGTGCTGCGAAAACACCTTGCATCGACATTGTTCGACCCAGTTGAATAGCATGTCTGTTCCGCGGTTGGCAACGGTTCAATCGGGTGTCTCCATAGCACCTGGTCACGCCCCAAGGTACAGATGGAGATTCTTGTGTTTTATTCTATTTTTACTTAAACTTATATTAACTTTGAACATGTGCACATACTATACTTTACTCGTTATAGTAatgaaaatattattaaaatgtATGTTTAATTTTTGAAATAATATGTATATAAAATTATCTAGTTGTTTAACATAGAGATTGACAAAAAATATCTTGTTCGGCTGGACATTTATAGCTGGGCTGGAGCTCCCACTCTTATGGCTagccagtggcggagctcgaATAAAGATTTAGATGGGGCGCATCACAAATACAATTGTTTCTCTCCAATTACAGAAGAGGTATGACTATTGGTGTTGGGGGCGCCTGCACCACGGCCACGACCTCGGCCTGCTCCTCCCTCTCGCCCTCCATTAGCTTCTCCCCGGCTTCCCCACGATCGTGGCTAGTGCCTATCGTCGGCTCGCTGGTGTCGCTCTCCTCCATCATTAGAGCAGCCGTCCGCCGCGATGCTGCACAGCTCGGTGGCCGGGTGGGCGGGGCGCCTCTGGACGGGGGCGGGGCGCTTGCAGCTCCCTCCACGCGATGATGCTCCAGTGGAGTGGGCGGGTGGTGCGGTGGCAGGCTGCGGAGGTTGGACCGTCGGAGCCGGAGGCGCGGTGCGGATTTGAGTAGGACTGCGGCTGCGGGGAGATTGGGAGAAAATCGAGAGTTACCATGTGTTTGGTTGGGGTGCTGGGTTCGACCTGGTTGGATTCGACCCGTTTTTGGGGTGTTTGGATGGGGGTTGGGGAGGGTTGGAGCCAACCTAAGAGGAATATATCGTGTAGATGCGGGTTGAGTTGGACACCCGAAATCTGACAGACGGGAGCGGCTCCTGCCGGGTTGAGCGCGCGCATGCTGCTTCCCGTCACCCCTgcctttccttttcttcctcccACCATCTCTACCGCACCCCATCTATcgttcagaaaaaaaatcaccACACCCTCTctagaccgccgccgcccggtcgcctccaccgccgcccggtCGCCTCCACAGCCGCACGGACCTCCACCACTGCCCGGTCCACCGCCGCCTGCCAGGCCCACACTACGCCTCCacgggcgcgcgccgccggccgcctgccaggcccgcgccgcgcctgcacaggcacgcgccgccggccgcgtccaGGGCCGCGCCCCGCCAGGCCTCCTCCCTCCGCAAGCTGCTGCTCCCACCAGCCAAGATTTGCTCCATCGTTCAAGGTAAATTCATCCCCCCTTACTTCATGTGTGTATATGGCAGATTGATTATGGATTGATGGTTGATTTCAAGAATCTTGTGTTAGTACATGGAAACCATACATGGTATTTTTGCTAGGTCATTTGTAGTCACAATTTTAT
Proteins encoded:
- the LOC120670685 gene encoding probable flavin-containing monooxygenase 1, with the translated sequence MMADGASISRNVIPETLDTRVASKKMDARKKRVAIVGAGPSGLAACKHALAKGFRPVVFESAAGVGGVWRRTLASTRLQTPASAYRFSDFPWPAPADAASAEGLFPRHDQVLEYLDAYARRFGVLERVRFGCKVLGASYVGATEREVAAWERWSGNGEAFGDGTGEWHLTVRHGDGGGESESTQNSERATKTKLSPSSPHFPTAEAPMRSAGGCSTPWSTRAWRTRTPPSWSGASASP